ACACGCGGATTCAGTTCGGCCTGCGCGGCGAGGTCTGGCCGAACGAGTATCCGGCATTGACGTGGACTACCGGTCAGCCGTGGAGCGCGAACCTGCTGGTGATGGGCGCGGTGGCGGGGATGTTTTACGTCTTGCCGCTGGCTTATCTCGCGGGCGTTGTCATCGCCTTCGGCCGATGCGAATCCGGCGACGCACCTGCTCATCAGACTTTGCTGTTCGCCTCCCTGCTGGGCATTTGCTTTTGGTTGAGCCCGATGGCGCAGTCCGATATCTGGCACGTCGCCTATGTGACGGGGGTGTTTGCGTTTTTCGCGGCTGCGCTGTTCTGGTACACGCGCAAGGTCGAGCGGCCGGATGTTTCGCGCAGGGTCGCCGGTGGGATGGTGGTCTTCGTGTGCTTGACGCTGGTCCTTGTGGCGGATGGCGGCGTACTGGTACGGCGGATGACGGGGCGTGAGAGTCGTTTTGTGCCGGCGCATCTTCAATCCGCAGAAGGCACACTTGTTCAGGCAAGCCTGCCTCGAATCGGAAGCGTCAAGATTCCCTACGAACAGAACGCCGAGTTGGGGGCGATTGTGGGGCTGATTCAGCGCCACAGCGCGGCGGATGATTACCTGCTGGACCTGAGCGATCAGCCGCTGCTCTACTTTCTCGCCGAGCGCCGTTGTCCGACGCGGTTTCATCTGATGTCGCAGTGCAACAGCCCGCCCTTGCGCGAGATGATGCTGGCGGAGTTGCGGAAGAAGCCGAAGCTACCGAGATTGATCGTGTACCCCGGCACGAACGCACCGGTGCAGGATGCGATCGGGGAGTTTATTGGTAAGAACTACCGCCCGCTGGCGATGGTCGGCGGCTTGCAAGTTTTCACGCTGAACGAAGAATAGGCGCGAGTAATGGGAGTAGGCAGGTGTCTGAGACTTCTCGCGTTTTGATCACCGGGGCAGGCGGTTTGTTGGGGCGTCCGCTTGCCAGGCGATTTGCGCTGGACAAGACATGGCAGACGATCGCGCTGGACCGGGCCGGGCTCGATATCACCGATGCGGAGGCCGTGGGTCATGTGGTGGAGCGGGAGAAGCCGGGGGTGATTATCAACTGCGCCGCATTTACGAAAGTTGATGCGTGCGAGCAGGAGAAAGAGCAGTCCCAGCGGGTTAACGGCGAGGGGGCGGGCATCGTTGCGGCGGCGGCGGCGAAGGTCCGGGCGAGATTGATTCATATCTCGACGGACTATGTTTTCGACGGCACTTCCGCCCTGCCCTACCGCGAGGATCAGCCGCCGGCGCCGCCGGAAATGCTCTGCTGGTACGGTCGATCGAAGCTGCTGGGCGAACAGGCGGTCACGGGCCGGCATCCATCGCCTTTGATCGTGCGGACTGCGTGGGTCTTTGGTGAGGATGGGCCGTGTTTTCCGAAGACGATTCTGCGCCTGGCAAGCGAGCGGCCGGAGCTTCGCGTGGTCAACGATCAAGCCGGCTCTCCGACGTATGCCAAGGACCTGGCCGATGCGATCTATCGCCTGGCGCAACATCCGGAAGCGACCGGCATCATGCACGTGACCAACTCCGACATTTGCACGTGGTATGAGTTTGCACGGGAGATACTGCGTGTCGCCGGGATCGGCACGCCCGTTCGGCCTGTCAGCACGGCGGAATTCCCGACTCCGGCGAAGCGGCCCGCGTTCTCCGTTCTGGATAACCGACGATTTGTGCAGACGGTCGGCGCGCCCTTGCGAAGTTGGCGCGAGGCCATCGCCGAGTTTCTCGCGGCGTCAGCGGGCTGAGTCGGGCGGCGTCATTTCTTCATGCGGGCCAGATCGGCCTCAGCGGCGATGTAACCGAATGCCGGCCAATAGCCCCCTGCGACGACTTT
This genomic stretch from Planctomycetia bacterium harbors:
- the rfbD gene encoding dTDP-4-dehydrorhamnose reductase, which gives rise to MSETSRVLITGAGGLLGRPLARRFALDKTWQTIALDRAGLDITDAEAVGHVVEREKPGVIINCAAFTKVDACEQEKEQSQRVNGEGAGIVAAAAAKVRARLIHISTDYVFDGTSALPYREDQPPAPPEMLCWYGRSKLLGEQAVTGRHPSPLIVRTAWVFGEDGPCFPKTILRLASERPELRVVNDQAGSPTYAKDLADAIYRLAQHPEATGIMHVTNSDICTWYEFAREILRVAGIGTPVRPVSTAEFPTPAKRPAFSVLDNRRFVQTVGAPLRSWREAIAEFLAASAG